One Trichoderma asperellum chromosome 5, complete sequence genomic region harbors:
- a CDS encoding uncharacterized protein (EggNog:ENOG41~BUSCO:EOG092D0O9O) translates to MMNSLWSSAKTAQGASNEASNDATQEPIEFSPDDSAIDDSAEPSSAPMLPPLSSARVPLQQSQQQSQRYSNAMQGGGAGYNSAAPPASSSSSNNFNNSNMSRGAPIPQHAPTDSLSLMQLRRIVAGVNSAEPAAYDFVYTDMGPHAEEIDEWFVYQFWQWVRLNAAQKAFEWHWSQKSGGKLGWDDADHDTRAKFIQAAIAGVQSNDAALRATSIGKIMYLVLGRWGDTAMPHATDETSRSIASISQLQAIKAGVTCLTSLDGLSVVWGALRNVFEIHWSGDIQQASAQDAQDELMNLLTIMYIAVQETLNDPEEMSPTYGKLLELNPSLVDFLMLAISKLRWDEQNTMPHTQIFLLFWKSILLVFGGTDDLDRIKEATSELAGDKNKDTITANPLDYHVFRQEITSKYPAYVPPQPLIPLEADNPSLLPPLPNIMTRNGSNGIITQPTNMQMGGASILNQPVHIATPAPSPPPSPGVSGKGGKKQNYQTNQNFPFMYPPLDATSNSAGGKGGAGYGNPLVSRKWEGSDIPASILEAGQLFSSRVRMTRATRQLWEERERFLKFERGWETDDDGDDDENDDIEDLDLSELTLEEKEVLRELRVEDNKEKKKKERSCPGPEVDLGPCPEKLSERDKQRLLAVERFYANALPHLQSIVIVLLRPILVNVTAIVTQQQNQMAGMTSRANNPGMNGGPGSQRGMDGQSQPDQEGEPTPEEIDATRTREITSKAMTAILLLLLKWLRLSHVLKFEYLTQLLLDSNYLPLVLKLFAHQDIQQVVDSKMDHVENSFFQFCNIRSKFKDKTESDLENEGEDVDEENAHGEEENKVGNPEGEDSEDDAAPPPIKRQRELEEPAVDQMEDIAVNGEDPVPMRPEVDEMGLPLSSLPLEPITDFSRRNFFSLINYLRVMQKICKNKAHRNLLLVQYKSSTILKKSLRVPQPELRLYTLKLFKGQVPYCGRKWRQSNMRVITAVYLHCRPELRDEWLAGSDIDAEVDSALPLEQALRSLTHWLNVRRYPEKIAADIRIAMREEQDFFSRELEKVDLNWTDLMLNADDTMSEMDHAESTWG, encoded by the exons GCCGCGGAGCACCGATACCACAACATGCCCCCACCGACTCTCTCTCCCTGATGCAGCTGAGGCGCATCGTGGCCGGAGTCAACTCTGCCGAGCCTGCGGCATACGATTTTGTCTACACAGACATGGGTCCGCATGCCGAAGAGATAGACGAGTGGTTCGTGTACCAGTTTTGGCAGTGGGTGCGTCTTAACGCGGCTCAGAAGGCCTTTGAGTGGCACTGGAGTCAGAAGTCGGGCGGCAAGCTTGGCTGGGACGATGCAGACCACGACACAAGAGCAAAATTTATACAGGCTGCCATTGCGGGTGTGCAGTCAAACGATGCGGCGTTGAGAGCAACCTCGATTGGCAAGATTATGTACCTGGTCCTGGGTAGATGGGGAGATACGGCCATGCCGCACGCGACGGATGAGACGAGTCGATCTATTGCAAGCATCTCGCAGCTGCAAGCAATAAAGGCGGGAGTCACATGTTTGACGTCGCTGGATGGCCTCTCGGTCGTTTGGGGAGCGCTGAGGAACGTCTTTGAGATTCACTG GTCTGGCGATATTCAACAGGCAAGCGCTCAAGATGCTCAGGACGAGTTGATGAATCTCTTGACAATCATGTACATTGCTGTTCAAGAGACATTAAATGATCCTGAAGAAATGTCTCCTACTTACGGAAAATTGC TTGAACTGAACCCCTCACTGGTTGACTTTCTGATGCTGGCGATTTCCAAACTCAGATGGGACGAGCAAAATACAATGCCCCATACTCAG atatttttgctgttttggaAGTCGATTCTCCTTGTATTTGGTGGTACTGATGACCTTGACCGGATCAAGGAGGCCACCAGCGAGTTAGCTGGAGACAAGAACAAAGACACCATCACAGCAAACCCCCTAGACTACCACGTCTTTCGCCAGGAAATCACGTCGAAATATCCTGCCTATGTTCCACCACAGCCATTAATACCTCTAGAGGCTGATAACCCGTCGCTTCTACCACCTCTGCCTAATATAATGACCCGAAATGGTTCCAATGGAATCATCACACAGCCGACTAACATGCAGATGGGAGGAGCATCTATCCTCAATCAGCCGGTGCACATTGCCACCCCGGCTCCATCGCCTCCGCCGTCCCCGGGCGTTAGTGGAAAGGGAGGCAAGAAACAAAACTACCAAACCAACCAAAACTTTCCCTTCATGTATCCTCCTCTTGATGCCACCAGTAATAGTGCTGGCGGGAAGGGTGGCGCTGGATATGGCAACCCTCTGGTCTCTAGGAAATGGGAGGGGAGCGATATTCCCGCATCGATCCTCGAAGCAGGGCAGCTGTTCTCGTCACGCGTTCGGATGACCCGAGCGACCCGTCAACTCTGggaagagcgagagcgatTTCTCAAGTTTGAACGCGGCTGGGAGACGGATGATGacggagatgatgatgaaaacgATGACATTGAGGACCTTGATCTTAGCGAGCTCACGCTGGAGGAAAAGGAAGTCTTGCGCGAACTGAGAGTAGAAGATAataaggagaagaaaaagaaggaacgATCATGTCCAGGTCCTGAGGTTGACTTGGGACCTTGCCCGGAGAAGCTGAGCGAGCGAGACAAACAACGGCTCCTTGCGGTGGAACGATTCTAT GCCAACGCCTTGCCTCATCTTCAGTCTATTGTGATCGTTTTGCTTCGTCCAATTCTTGTTAATGTCACGGCTATTGTGACCCAGCAGCAAAATCAGATGGCAGGCATGACCAGTAGGGCAAACAACCCTGGCATGAACGGCGGCCCTGGATCACAGAGGGGTATGGATGGACAAAGCCAACCCGATCAAGAAGGAGAGCCGACTCCTGAAGAGATTGATGCTACTCGGACACGAGAGATTACTTCAAAGGCTATGACAGCcattcttctacttctactGAAGTGGCTTAGACTCTCAC ATGTGCTCAAATTTGAATATTTGACTCAGCTTTTACTAGACTCCAACTATCTTCCCTTGGTTCTCAAGCTCTTCGCACATCAAGATATTCAACAAGTAGTTGACAGCAAGATGGACCATGTTGAAAACAG cttcttccaatTCTGCAACATTCGGTCAAAGTTTAAGGACAAGACTGAGAGCGATCTCGAGAATGAGGGGGAAGATGTAGACGAAGAAAACGCTCATGGTGAAGAGGAAAACAAGGTGGGGAatccagaaggagaagacagcGAAGATGACGCAGCACCACCGCCTATTAAGAGACAGCGAGAGCTGGAGGAACCAGCAGTGGACCAGATGGAGGATATAGCAGTCAACGGGGAGGACCCCGTCCCAATGAGGCCAGAAGTCGACGAGATGGGTTTGCCTCTTAGCTCTCTTCCGCTGGAGCCCATTACCGACTTCTCCAGGAGgaatttcttctctctgATCAACTACCTCAGGGTGATGCAAAAGATCTGCAAGAACAAGGCGCACCGCAACCTCTTGCTTGTGCAGTACAAATCATCCACCATCCTTAAGAAGTCCCTCCGGGTTCCCCAGCCTGAGCTTCGACTATACACgctcaagctcttcaagggCCAGGTACCGTACTGTGGCCGTAAGTGGAGGCAGTCCAACATGCGCGTCATCACAGCAGTGTATCTCCACTGCCGGCCCGAGCTCCGCGACGAGTGGCTTGCAGGTAGCGACATCGACGCCGAGGTGGACTCGGCGCTACCCCTGGAGCAGGCCCTCCGGAGCTTGACGCACTGGCTGAATGTGCGGAGATATCCCGAGAAGATTGCGGCGGACATTCGCATTGCGATGAGGGAGGAGCAGGACTTTTTCTCaagagagctggagaaggtGGACCTGAACTGGACGGATTTGATGCTCAATGCTGATGATACTATGAGTGAGATGGATCATGCGGAGTCGACTTGGGGTTGA